One genomic window of Halovivax cerinus includes the following:
- a CDS encoding helix-turn-helix domain-containing protein — protein MSDDRERTPETDAFALLGHEIRLDVLRAFFERYEPIDPDSRDEVRADRTLSYAELMSATGVEDSGKFNYHLEKLRGAYVEKVDGGYVPTASAIGLYEAVLANRPTESIAVDVEIDERCPYCETDLGWRYEQEYLTVECPACDEFWGLTYRFPKNGVAVRAGTDCFGALYDRMMYHVGLAATGQCPSCAGVVRSTIPRERLDGESTPTVELTCETCSWLATVDVVSALQFDPLVTNALLEIGVPIERSTGMRETEDVLPTVIGRPDSDDSSRVTIVVSCHDSTAEIVVDDEFDVHDVSVSERARQA, from the coding sequence ATGAGCGACGACCGGGAGCGAACGCCGGAGACGGACGCGTTCGCGCTGCTCGGCCACGAGATCAGACTCGACGTGCTGCGAGCCTTCTTCGAGCGCTACGAGCCGATCGATCCCGACTCCCGCGACGAGGTACGAGCGGACCGAACCCTGTCGTACGCCGAACTGATGTCCGCGACGGGGGTCGAAGACAGCGGCAAGTTCAACTACCACCTGGAGAAGCTTCGCGGCGCCTACGTGGAGAAGGTCGATGGCGGCTACGTGCCGACGGCGAGCGCCATCGGGCTCTACGAGGCGGTCCTGGCGAACCGGCCGACCGAGTCGATCGCGGTCGACGTGGAGATCGACGAGCGCTGTCCCTACTGCGAGACGGACCTGGGGTGGCGCTACGAGCAGGAGTACCTCACCGTCGAGTGCCCCGCCTGCGACGAGTTCTGGGGACTAACGTATCGATTTCCGAAGAACGGGGTGGCCGTTCGTGCGGGGACCGACTGCTTCGGGGCGCTCTACGACCGGATGATGTACCACGTCGGACTGGCCGCGACGGGGCAGTGTCCGTCGTGTGCCGGAGTAGTGCGATCGACGATCCCACGCGAGCGCCTCGACGGCGAGTCGACGCCGACGGTGGAATTGACCTGCGAGACGTGTTCGTGGCTCGCGACGGTCGACGTCGTCAGCGCGCTCCAGTTCGACCCGCTCGTGACGAACGCACTCCTGGAGATCGGGGTTCCGATCGAGCGGTCGACCGGTATGCGCGAGACGGAGGACGTGCTTCCGACCGTGATCGGCCGGCCCGATTCCGACGATTCCAGTCGGGTCACGATCGTCGTCTCGTGCCACGACTCTACTGCTGAGATAGTGGTCGACGACGAGTTCGACGTCCACGACGTCAGCGTCAGTGAGCGGGCTCGACAGGCCTAA
- a CDS encoding group I truncated hemoglobin, which produces MSQHNSIYDSIGGSETVEAVVSDFYDLVFDDPVLEPYFEGTDRGALFAHQVQFVSAVAGGPASYEGDDMERAHERLGITEEAFDRVTTYLADALRQNDVDEAAVDSILDHVAAFEPEIVDH; this is translated from the coding sequence ATGTCACAACACAACTCCATCTACGACAGTATCGGCGGGTCGGAGACCGTCGAGGCCGTCGTCTCCGACTTCTACGACTTGGTCTTCGACGATCCGGTGCTCGAACCGTACTTCGAGGGAACCGATCGCGGGGCCCTGTTCGCCCACCAGGTGCAGTTCGTGAGCGCCGTCGCCGGCGGTCCCGCCTCGTACGAGGGTGACGACATGGAACGAGCCCACGAGAGGTTGGGGATCACCGAGGAGGCGTTCGACAGGGTCACGACGTATCTCGCCGACGCCCTTCGACAGAACGACGTCGACGAGGCGGCCGTCGATTCGATACTCGACCACGTAGCGGCGTTCGAACCCGAGATCGTCGATCACTGA